One genomic window of Melanotaenia boesemani isolate fMelBoe1 chromosome 20, fMelBoe1.pri, whole genome shotgun sequence includes the following:
- the LOC121631092 gene encoding TLE family member 5-like: MMFPQSRHSASSQSSQPLKFTTSDSCDRIKDEFQFLQAQYHSLKLECDKLASEKSEMQRHYIMYYEMSYGLNIEMHKQAEIVKRLNGICAQVLPYLSQEHQQQVMGAIERAKQVTPPEMNSIIRQQLQVQHLSQLQGLALPVTPLPLGLTPPSLPAVSSSSGLLSLSSILANYSHGQPPTVKEDKAREAAERAPRGEDGDKSD; encoded by the exons ATGATGTTTCCTCAATCAAGGCACTCG GCATCCTCTCAGTCCAGTCAACCTCTGAAGTTCACCACCTCTGACTCCTGTGACCGCATCAAGGATGAGTTCCAGTTCCTCCAAGCACAATACCACAG TCTGAAGTTGGAGTGTGATAAACTGGCCTCTGAAAAGTCAGAGATGCAGCGTCACTATATCATG TATTATGAAATGTCTTATGGGCTGAACATTGAAATGCACAAACAG gctgaaatagtgaaaagaCTCAACGGGATCTGTGCTCAAGTGCTGCCTTACCTTTCGCAGGAG CACCAACAGCAAGTCATGGGCGCCATAGAGAGAGCCAAGCAGGTCACACCTCCTGAGATGAACTCCATCATACGG caaCAGCTTCAGGTGCAGCACCTGTCTCAGCTCCAGGGTCTGGCCCTGCCTGTGACCCCACTGCCCCTAGGCCTCACCCCACCCTCCCTGCCTGCTGTCTCCTCCAGCTCCGGCCTACTCTCCCTCTCCTCCATCTTGGCCAACTACTCTCATGGCCAGCCACCGACAGTGAAGGAGGACAAGGCCAGAGAAGCTGCGGAGAGAGCGCCCAGAGGAGAGGATGGCGACAAGTCAGACTAG